In a genomic window of Tissierella sp. Yu-01:
- a CDS encoding ATP-binding cassette domain-containing protein, producing the protein MNNLTINELINKYPFVETYFEDNKLDVRGFEEKTFDEYLNHFSEEDIEDWAIDKDRLKDDLEAFINQMKEFLGIKDEVGIESLTILPGHDKSKNSEGFKEFIINKSEIISIVGPTGSGKSRLLADIEWTAQNDTPTGRTILINGEVPDMKWRFSSNNKLVAQLSQNMNFVMDLTVKEFLELHAQSRLVEDVEETTQKIIEAANNLAGEKFDLDTPVTALSGGQSRALMIADTAILSSSPIVLIDEIENAGIDRKKALDLLVSKDKIVLMATHDPTLALIADKRIVIKNGGISKIIETSKEEKSILTELEKMDSIIQGMRSDLRAGKQLKSVNN; encoded by the coding sequence ATGAATAATCTAACTATTAATGAATTAATTAATAAATATCCTTTTGTTGAGACGTACTTTGAAGATAATAAGCTTGATGTAAGAGGTTTCGAGGAAAAAACTTTCGATGAGTATCTAAATCATTTTTCTGAGGAAGATATTGAAGATTGGGCTATTGATAAAGATAGATTAAAAGATGATCTTGAAGCTTTTATAAATCAAATGAAAGAATTTTTAGGTATAAAGGATGAAGTAGGGATTGAATCCTTAACAATTCTACCAGGCCATGATAAATCAAAGAATTCTGAGGGGTTTAAGGAATTTATCATTAATAAATCTGAGATTATATCCATTGTAGGTCCTACAGGTTCAGGTAAGAGTAGGCTCCTAGCAGATATAGAATGGACAGCTCAAAATGATACACCAACTGGTAGAACTATACTAATTAATGGAGAAGTTCCAGATATGAAATGGAGATTCTCATCTAATAATAAGCTTGTAGCACAATTATCACAAAATATGAACTTTGTAATGGATTTAACTGTAAAGGAGTTCTTAGAACTACATGCTCAAAGTAGATTAGTTGAAGATGTAGAAGAAACTACACAGAAAATAATAGAAGCAGCCAATAATTTAGCTGGTGAGAAGTTTGATCTAGATACACCTGTAACTGCATTAAGTGGTGGTCAGTCAAGAGCATTGATGATTGCAGATACTGCCATTTTAAGTTCATCACCTATAGTACTTATAGATGAAATAGAAAACGCAGGTATAGATAGAAAGAAAGCTTTAGACCTATTAGTCAGCAAGGATAAGATAGTTCTAATGGCTACTCATGACCCAACATTAGCATTAATTGCAGATAAGAGAATTGTAATTAAAAATGGTGGAATATCTAAGATAATTGAAACAAGTAAAGAAGAGAAATCCATATTAACTGAATTAGAAAAGATGGATTCAATTATTCAAGGTATGAGAAGTGACTTGAGAGCAGGAAAGCAACTTAAATCAGTGAATAACTAA
- a CDS encoding type II toxin-antitoxin system PemK/MazF family toxin, whose product MTYIPEQGDIIFIEFNPQVGHEQKGKRPALVVSNYTFNKFTKLAMLCPITNTDRSFPLHVKLDERTKTTGVIMCEQVKSLDYNARAISFYERSPEDIVAEVKDVLLGFIE is encoded by the coding sequence ATGACATATATTCCAGAACAAGGAGATATTATATTTATAGAATTTAATCCTCAGGTCGGGCATGAGCAAAAAGGTAAAAGACCGGCCTTAGTTGTAAGTAATTACACATTTAACAAATTCACTAAATTGGCAATGCTATGCCCAATTACCAATACGGATAGAAGCTTTCCTTTGCATGTTAAACTAGATGAAAGAACGAAAACTACAGGAGTCATCATGTGTGAACAGGTAAAATCCCTAGATTACAATGCCAGAGCAATATCCTTTTATGAAAGATCACCAGAAGATATAGTAGCAGAAGTTAAAGATGTTTTACTTGGATTCATTGAATAA
- a CDS encoding AbrB/MazE/SpoVT family DNA-binding domain-containing protein → MFTTIQKWGNSQAVRIPKAILEMANLRENDNVELRVHEGNLLIIPVKKHKSLEQRIAEYEGEYHCSEWETSDPIGKEVL, encoded by the coding sequence ATGTTTACTACAATTCAAAAGTGGGGTAATAGTCAAGCCGTTAGAATACCTAAGGCTATTCTAGAAATGGCTAATCTAAGGGAAAATGACAATGTAGAATTAAGAGTTCATGAAGGCAATCTACTAATTATTCCTGTTAAAAAACATAAATCCCTAGAGCAACGAATTGCCGAATATGAAGGAGAATACCATTGTAGCGAATGGGAAACTAGTGATCCTATAGGAAAAGAGGTACTATAA
- the hcp gene encoding hydroxylamine reductase, translating to MSMFCYQCQETAGGKGCTKVGVCGKTSEVANLQDLMIYTLKGISVLGVKADEIGYNMPGLDRFIIDGLFMTITNANFDKDRFFASIKEGLKLRDELKATLIEKGVELGSLADSATFAVNSNDEITFKSNSTEVSILATENEDVRSLRELITYGLKGMAAYAEHASNLGHEDPEISKFIRKALAATLDDSLTADDLVALTLETGKYGVDVMALLDKANTSTYGNPEITEVNIGVRNNPAILVSGHDLKDFEELLEQTAGTGVDIYTHGEMLPANYYPAFKKYDHFVGNYGNAWWKQKEEFESFNGVILFTTNCIVPPAASYADRVYTTGASGYPGFKHIADREEGKQKDFSELIEHAKRLPAPTEIETGKIVGGFAHAQVFALADKVVDAVKSGAIKKFFVMAGCDGRMKSRNYYTDFAAALPKDTVILTAGCAKYKYNKLNLGDIGGIPRVLDAGQCNDSYSLAVIALKLKEIFELNDINELPIAYNIAWYEQKAVIVLLALLHLGVKNIHLGPTLPGFLSPNVAKVLVDTFGIGTISNVEDDIAMFMGEAANA from the coding sequence ATGAGTATGTTTTGTTATCAATGCCAGGAAACAGCTGGCGGTAAAGGTTGTACAAAAGTTGGAGTATGTGGTAAGACAAGCGAAGTAGCAAATTTACAAGACTTAATGATTTATACATTAAAAGGTATTTCTGTTCTAGGCGTTAAAGCTGATGAAATCGGATATAATATGCCTGGTTTAGATAGATTTATAATAGACGGTTTATTTATGACAATTACAAATGCAAACTTTGATAAAGATAGATTCTTTGCATCTATTAAAGAAGGCTTGAAATTAAGAGATGAATTAAAAGCTACATTGATTGAAAAAGGTGTAGAATTAGGAAGTTTAGCTGACTCTGCAACATTTGCTGTGAATTCAAATGATGAAATAACATTCAAATCAAATAGCACAGAAGTTAGCATTCTTGCTACTGAAAATGAAGATGTTAGATCTTTAAGAGAATTAATTACTTATGGACTTAAAGGAATGGCTGCATATGCAGAACATGCAAGCAACTTAGGCCATGAAGATCCTGAAATATCTAAGTTTATTAGAAAAGCTTTAGCTGCTACATTAGATGATAGCCTAACAGCTGATGATTTAGTAGCATTAACATTAGAAACAGGAAAATATGGTGTAGATGTAATGGCATTATTAGACAAGGCTAATACTTCAACATATGGTAATCCTGAAATTACAGAAGTAAATATTGGAGTTAGAAATAACCCGGCAATATTAGTTTCAGGTCATGACTTAAAAGACTTTGAAGAATTATTAGAACAAACTGCTGGAACTGGAGTGGACATATATACACATGGTGAAATGTTACCAGCTAACTACTATCCAGCATTCAAAAAATATGATCACTTTGTAGGTAACTACGGAAATGCATGGTGGAAACAAAAAGAAGAATTTGAATCATTTAACGGAGTAATTCTATTTACTACTAACTGTATAGTACCTCCAGCTGCATCATATGCAGATAGAGTTTATACAACAGGTGCATCAGGTTATCCAGGATTCAAACATATTGCAGATAGAGAAGAAGGAAAACAAAAAGACTTCTCAGAATTAATTGAACATGCTAAGAGATTACCTGCACCAACTGAAATCGAGACAGGTAAAATTGTAGGTGGATTTGCTCATGCACAAGTATTTGCATTAGCTGACAAGGTAGTAGATGCAGTTAAATCAGGAGCTATTAAGAAATTCTTTGTAATGGCTGGTTGTGACGGAAGAATGAAGAGCAGAAACTACTATACAGACTTTGCAGCAGCACTTCCAAAGGATACAGTTATTCTTACAGCAGGTTGTGCAAAATATAAATACAATAAATTAAACCTAGGAGATATAGGTGGAATTCCAAGAGTATTAGATGCTGGACAATGTAATGACTCTTACTCATTAGCAGTAATAGCACTTAAATTAAAAGAAATCTTTGAATTAAATGATATAAATGAATTACCAATTGCTTATAACATTGCATGGTATGAGCAAAAGGCAGTAATAGTATTATTAGCTCTATTACACTTAGGAGTGAAGAATATTCACTTAGGACCAACATTACCAGGATTCCTATCACCAAATGTAGCTAAGGTTTTAGTAGATACATTCGGAATTGGAACAATATCAAATGTAGAAGATGATATTGCAATGTTCATGGGAGAAGCAGCAAACGCATAA
- a CDS encoding ABC transporter substrate-binding protein, producing MNKYFDIKDKVFDITEKYPETLGIFVANGFEQLANEKMRKLMGKTISLEMACKTKKVNLELFEQKLVESIEQNRVSVDEALAASKQEIDGDIRIDGVLPCPIRIPLLEGFNAWMDQNKDSFGFTVNYELKSANLGLDWIVDRIKTGNPDDLSDLFMSAGFDLFFDKELMGKYKELGVFEDITGLEKLNKDFDNDYIDLKDPLKQYSIIGVVPAVFMVNVDELNGREMPKSWEDLLKPEFESSISLPMRDLDLFNALLLHLHQRYGEDGITSLGRNLLRSMHPAEMVKSPTKRTNSGIPAITIMPYFFTKMARGNSPLKTVWPEDGAIISPIFLLSKKSSKERTKRFVDFFFSKEVGEILSSNGHFPSTHPEVDNGLEKDQKFMWLGWDYINNNDIGSLIRKSEKLFHDAI from the coding sequence ATGAACAAATATTTTGATATAAAGGATAAAGTATTTGACATAACAGAGAAATATCCAGAAACATTGGGTATATTTGTAGCTAACGGTTTTGAACAACTTGCTAATGAGAAGATGAGAAAGCTTATGGGTAAGACTATATCACTTGAAATGGCATGTAAAACTAAGAAAGTTAACCTTGAACTATTTGAACAAAAATTAGTTGAATCAATAGAACAAAATAGAGTTTCAGTAGATGAAGCATTGGCAGCATCAAAACAGGAGATTGACGGAGATATAAGAATAGACGGAGTACTACCATGTCCCATAAGGATACCTTTATTAGAAGGATTCAATGCTTGGATGGATCAGAATAAGGATAGCTTTGGATTTACTGTAAACTATGAATTAAAATCAGCTAATCTAGGTCTAGACTGGATTGTTGATAGAATAAAGACTGGTAATCCAGATGATTTATCAGATTTATTTATGTCTGCAGGTTTTGACTTGTTCTTTGATAAGGAGTTAATGGGCAAATACAAGGAATTAGGAGTATTTGAAGATATTACAGGTCTAGAAAAATTAAATAAGGATTTCGATAATGACTATATAGATTTGAAGGACCCATTAAAGCAATACTCTATAATTGGTGTTGTTCCAGCGGTATTTATGGTTAATGTAGATGAGCTTAATGGTAGAGAAATGCCTAAGTCTTGGGAAGATTTATTAAAACCAGAATTTGAGTCTTCTATATCACTTCCAATGAGAGATTTAGATTTATTTAATGCACTGTTATTGCACCTTCATCAAAGATATGGTGAAGACGGAATAACAAGCTTAGGTAGAAATCTTCTAAGAAGTATGCATCCAGCTGAAATGGTTAAGTCACCTACTAAGAGAACTAACTCAGGGATACCGGCCATAACTATTATGCCATATTTCTTTACAAAGATGGCAAGAGGTAACAGCCCCCTAAAGACTGTTTGGCCAGAGGATGGAGCAATTATTAGCCCTATATTTCTTCTTTCTAAGAAATCTAGTAAAGAAAGGACAAAAAGATTTGTTGATTTCTTTTTCTCTAAGGAAGTTGGAGAGATACTTTCATCAAATGGACATTTCCCATCAACACATCCAGAGGTTGATAATGGATTGGAGAAAGATCAAAAATTCATGTGGCTTGGCTGGGATTATATAAATAACAATGATATTGGAAGTTTAATTAGAAAAAGTGAAAAGTTATTTCATGATGCTATTTAG
- a CDS encoding cyclic lactone autoinducer peptide, producing MKKLRKNILESVAKASIKVAETSPSTMSVFYFYEPKMPEKLRKEVECARLRQ from the coding sequence ATGAAGAAACTTAGGAAAAACATTTTAGAATCAGTTGCAAAGGCATCAATAAAGGTAGCAGAAACTTCACCAAGTACAATGTCAGTATTCTACTTTTATGAGCCAAAAATGCCAGAGAAGTTGAGGAAGGAGGTAGAGTGTGCAAGGTTAAGGCAATAG
- a CDS encoding DUF2249 domain-containing protein, with amino-acid sequence MVFAKTVDAREYKPVDKHRVIFETFDSLGKGEKMELINDHDPKPLYYQFQAEREGFFNWEYLEEGPEVWRVSITKNFANE; translated from the coding sequence ATGGTATTTGCAAAAACAGTTGATGCTAGAGAATATAAGCCAGTAGATAAACATAGAGTAATTTTTGAAACATTTGATTCCCTTGGCAAAGGTGAAAAGATGGAATTGATAAACGACCATGATCCAAAGCCATTATATTATCAATTCCAAGCTGAAAGAGAAGGTTTCTTCAACTGGGAATACCTTGAGGAAGGTCCTGAAGTATGGAGGGTTTCAATAACAAAAAACTTTGCTAACGAATAG
- a CDS encoding accessory gene regulator B family protein: MLKKLINSIVFLLEQNQIIEKEDIDICSYGLELLLNNLITILLLLLAGTLLETIEFTIIFMVVFISVKRYTGGFHCKTYGKCLMLTMLVYILIIVPAIIFSKQMQLIIGIISLIYSVIKIYLTDSIVNINRPKTASEIERCSRKKNEIITLVLFLEILLLVFGQEYRAFFVIACSLMAIAINMKLSNEVTITTI; this comes from the coding sequence ATGCTAAAGAAACTTATAAATAGCATAGTTTTTTTATTAGAACAAAATCAGATAATAGAAAAGGAAGATATTGATATATGTTCCTATGGATTAGAATTACTGTTAAATAATCTAATTACTATATTGTTGCTATTACTCGCAGGAACTTTACTAGAAACTATAGAGTTTACCATTATATTTATGGTGGTTTTTATATCTGTAAAAAGATATACGGGGGGATTCCACTGTAAAACATATGGTAAATGCCTGATGTTAACAATGCTGGTATACATACTTATTATAGTTCCTGCGATAATATTTTCAAAGCAAATGCAACTGATAATAGGAATAATTTCTCTAATTTATTCTGTCATCAAAATATATCTAACAGATTCAATAGTTAATATAAACAGACCTAAAACAGCCAGTGAAATAGAAAGGTGTAGTAGAAAGAAAAACGAAATTATTACCTTGGTCTTATTTTTGGAAATTCTACTATTAGTTTTTGGACAGGAATATAGAGCATTTTTTGTGATAGCTTGTTCATTGATGGCTATTGCAATAAATATGAAACTAAGTAATGAGGTTACAATAACTACCATATAA
- a CDS encoding DUF302 domain-containing protein produces MEITYEKSTTKLFDEAIESIKKELQERKFGVLWELNFKEKLAEHGIEFKNNFKILEVCNPQKANEVLSKHIEVGYLLPCKMVVYENEGKVFIGTAKPEKLMGMMGYADLSNIASEVEWILIEAIDAAV; encoded by the coding sequence ATGGAGATAACCTATGAAAAGTCAACGACTAAACTATTTGATGAAGCTATAGAAAGTATCAAGAAAGAACTTCAGGAAAGAAAATTTGGTGTACTTTGGGAATTAAACTTCAAAGAAAAACTTGCAGAGCATGGAATAGAATTTAAAAATAATTTTAAGATTTTGGAAGTTTGTAATCCTCAAAAGGCTAATGAAGTTTTATCAAAACATATTGAGGTTGGATATCTTCTTCCATGTAAAATGGTAGTATATGAAAATGAAGGAAAAGTATTTATAGGAACTGCAAAACCTGAAAAGCTAATGGGAATGATGGGATATGCTGATCTAAGCAATATAGCTTCTGAAGTTGAGTGGATTTTAATTGAAGCTATTGACGCAGCAGTATAA
- a CDS encoding cyclic lactone autoinducer peptide, with protein sequence MKNFRKNILESVAKASIKSAATSPNTMSVFYFYEPKMSEKLRKKIDKLPIKNK encoded by the coding sequence ATGAAAAACTTTAGAAAAAACATTTTAGAATCAGTAGCAAAGGCATCAATAAAGTCAGCAGCAACTTCGCCAAATACAATGTCAGTATTCTATTTTTATGAACCAAAGATGTCGGAGAAGTTGAGGAAGAAGATTGATAAGTTACCCATTAAAAACAAATGA
- a CDS encoding methyl-accepting chemotaxis protein, which yields MTIKKKLLLSSSLLILLAFTIIFIFVLTQFIQSNEREEFKYLDTLSTSIMMDLQTQMDNTLISVKSMANNPDIQRLFYERNREGLSDLLLPVYETIKSEVAQFQFHLPDSTSFLRLHSPAKFGDSLKDFRITVNTANEQLVDAIGIEEGVAGYGLRVVVPMFYQDQHIGSVEYGNDFGTNYVNNIKEKFGLENFLYRYPSDNVDGNSLLASTMENDEYLISDENYNKIQLGEPIFEVTRDPNIGILLIPNADFQGEITSYTKLIIDRSEVVASAKNMSTNLFVIFFISLILMVLLLSTLLNFNVFKPIAAVTAIINKQSNLDFTFDEKSEMSKYIKRADEIGIMSTALYKMKNSVREFIIKTSDTSELVAASAEELNATSQQSAIASNEVAKAIEEIANGASEQARDAEVSFSNVEDMETLLEKNRQFLDELNNATDNINNQKEAGFQILKELIQKTNQNNEASQIVYETIVKNNESAEKIEAASEMINSISDQTNLLALNAAIEAARAGESGKGFAVVAEEIRKLAEQSNSFTNDIKVVIEELKSNSQNLFGKVQEVASIVDSQTESVKETETKFILIAEAIDLVRSVIEKLNDSEKLISENKTTLLNNIQNSTLISEENAAGTQEASASVEELSANIVEISNSSEGLASIAEDLQILIQQFKI from the coding sequence ATGACAATAAAAAAGAAGTTACTATTATCATCAAGTTTGCTAATCTTATTAGCATTTACTATTATTTTTATATTTGTTTTAACACAATTTATACAAAGTAATGAAAGGGAAGAATTTAAGTATCTAGATACTTTATCAACTTCCATAATGATGGATTTACAGACGCAGATGGACAATACTCTAATATCAGTTAAAAGTATGGCAAATAATCCTGACATACAAAGACTTTTTTATGAGCGTAATCGTGAAGGTCTTTCGGATTTATTACTACCTGTATATGAAACAATTAAATCCGAGGTAGCACAATTTCAATTTCACTTACCTGACTCAACATCATTTCTTAGGCTTCATAGTCCAGCTAAATTTGGAGATTCCTTAAAGGACTTTAGAATCACTGTTAACACAGCTAACGAACAATTAGTTGATGCTATAGGTATTGAAGAGGGTGTTGCAGGATATGGTTTAAGAGTAGTTGTACCTATGTTTTATCAAGACCAGCACATCGGCTCAGTAGAGTATGGAAATGATTTTGGCACAAATTATGTGAATAATATTAAAGAAAAATTCGGACTTGAGAATTTTCTATATAGATATCCTTCAGACAATGTAGATGGTAATTCACTTTTAGCTTCAACAATGGAAAATGATGAATACCTGATAAGTGATGAAAATTATAATAAGATCCAATTGGGTGAACCAATATTTGAAGTTACCAGGGATCCGAACATTGGTATACTACTGATACCAAATGCTGACTTTCAAGGCGAAATTACTTCATATACAAAATTAATTATTGATCGTTCAGAAGTTGTAGCGAGCGCTAAAAACATGAGTACAAATCTATTTGTAATTTTCTTTATTTCACTAATTCTAATGGTATTATTATTAAGTACTCTCTTGAATTTTAATGTTTTCAAGCCTATAGCCGCTGTTACTGCTATTATTAATAAACAATCCAATTTAGATTTTACATTTGATGAAAAATCTGAGATGTCAAAATATATAAAGCGTGCAGATGAAATTGGTATAATGTCCACAGCTTTATATAAAATGAAAAACAGCGTTAGAGAATTTATTATTAAAACCTCTGATACCTCAGAGTTAGTTGCAGCTTCAGCAGAAGAGCTTAATGCAACTTCTCAACAATCTGCCATTGCATCAAATGAAGTTGCCAAAGCAATCGAAGAGATTGCAAATGGTGCAAGTGAACAAGCTAGAGATGCAGAAGTTTCCTTTTCTAATGTAGAAGATATGGAAACATTACTTGAAAAGAATAGACAGTTTCTTGATGAACTAAATAATGCAACAGATAACATTAATAATCAAAAAGAAGCAGGATTTCAAATCCTTAAAGAATTAATACAAAAGACAAATCAAAACAATGAAGCGTCTCAAATAGTTTATGAAACTATAGTTAAGAATAATGAAAGTGCTGAAAAAATTGAAGCTGCGAGTGAAATGATTAATAGTATTTCTGATCAAACCAATCTTTTAGCTCTAAATGCAGCCATAGAAGCTGCTAGAGCCGGTGAATCTGGTAAAGGATTCGCTGTAGTAGCAGAAGAAATAAGAAAGCTTGCAGAACAGTCGAATAGCTTTACTAATGATATAAAAGTAGTAATAGAAGAGCTTAAATCCAATTCTCAAAATTTATTCGGCAAAGTACAAGAAGTAGCGTCTATAGTGGATTCTCAAACAGAAAGCGTAAAAGAAACAGAGACAAAATTTATTTTGATAGCTGAAGCAATAGATTTAGTAAGATCAGTTATAGAGAAGCTTAATGACTCGGAAAAATTAATAAGTGAAAATAAAACTACTCTGTTGAATAATATACAGAATTCAACCTTAATCTCAGAAGAAAACGCAGCAGGAACACAAGAAGCTTCAGCTTCCGTAGAAGAATTATCAGCAAATATTGTAGAGATATCTAATTCTAGTGAAGGATTAGCTAGTATAGCAGAAGATTTGCAAATACTGATACAGCAATTTAAGATTTAA
- a CDS encoding copper amine oxidase N-terminal domain-containing protein produces MKKQSKFMILLMILIMFITTPTMAESSSVKICVNGKFLYMDVDPVFDSGVVSVPIRYISEELGFQVEYLDETKTINILKDDINIAITIALNKAEVDGKEVVLDVKTFIKDGRTFVPLRFISEGLGEEVIWDQKNQIAMVGKYKDEAITDNTFIYTNDEYGYTLNMPNSWKGEAIIETKDGNLYVYDKKSAEKFIEDGFNSFGPVFEVRYSEYPVIATIPYDTNFILYYESGNYLEAIFDLDFQYYPETKDSYTKIWNEGQRVLASFKKLDDNILIDKESYKTEIGILNNILDNYVPENVFNRNEIYTLRKPNPDYNLFYLRNVKDEDEVLIKLEALFNNDQKLIQYHLKNYSYDLETNKLTQDEALKLANDFIKRYVDENINLIKTPDLYPSLYEEDKHETYGDSQWKYVVVIDLEHGFVEFYNQLGN; encoded by the coding sequence ATGAAAAAACAAAGTAAGTTTATGATACTTCTAATGATATTAATAATGTTTATAACCACACCGACCATGGCAGAAAGTAGTTCAGTTAAGATATGCGTAAATGGTAAGTTTCTTTATATGGATGTAGATCCTGTTTTTGATAGTGGTGTTGTATCTGTACCAATTAGATACATCTCTGAAGAATTAGGTTTTCAGGTAGAGTACCTAGATGAAACTAAGACAATAAATATTCTTAAAGATGATATAAATATAGCTATTACAATTGCCTTAAATAAGGCAGAAGTTGATGGGAAAGAGGTAGTATTGGATGTAAAAACCTTTATAAAGGATGGAAGGACATTTGTACCATTGAGATTTATATCTGAAGGACTTGGTGAAGAGGTTATATGGGACCAGAAGAATCAAATAGCTATGGTTGGAAAATATAAAGACGAAGCCATAACAGATAACACATTTATTTATACAAATGATGAATATGGATATACATTAAATATGCCTAACTCATGGAAGGGAGAAGCCATAATTGAAACAAAGGACGGAAATTTGTACGTTTATGACAAGAAATCCGCTGAGAAATTTATAGAAGATGGATTTAACAGTTTTGGGCCAGTATTTGAAGTCAGATATAGTGAATATCCAGTAATTGCTACAATACCTTATGATACTAATTTTATTCTCTACTATGAGAGTGGCAATTATTTAGAAGCTATATTTGATTTAGACTTCCAGTATTACCCTGAGACTAAGGATTCGTACACTAAGATTTGGAATGAAGGGCAACGAGTATTAGCTTCTTTTAAGAAACTTGATGATAATATATTAATTGATAAGGAAAGTTATAAAACTGAAATTGGGATATTAAATAATATTTTGGACAATTATGTACCAGAGAATGTTTTTAACCGTAATGAAATTTATACCTTAAGAAAACCAAATCCTGATTATAATTTATTTTACTTACGAAATGTAAAAGATGAGGATGAGGTTCTTATCAAGTTGGAAGCATTATTTAATAATGATCAGAAACTTATTCAATACCATTTAAAGAATTATAGTTATGACTTAGAAACAAACAAATTAACCCAAGATGAGGCTTTAAAATTGGCTAATGATTTTATAAAAAGATATGTTGATGAGAATATTAATTTAATTAAAACTCCTGATTTATACCCAAGTCTTTATGAAGAAGATAAGCATGAAACCTATGGAGATAGCCAATGGAAATATGTTGTGGTTATAGATTTAGAGCATGGCTTTGTAGAATTCTATAATCAATTAGGTAATTAA
- a CDS encoding GTP-binding protein yields MNLVVFSGPPSSGKTSIILKTIDALKQRNISVGVVKFDCLYTDDDILYEKAGIPVKKGLSGALCPDHFFASNIEEVVQWGLKLGLDLLITESAGLCNRCSPYIKEIKGVCVIDNLSGINTPKKIGPMLKSADIVVITKGDIVSQAEREVFASKVSSVNPRAMTIHINGLTGQGAFELSTLLIDKEKDIDSVQGMELRFPMPAAMCSYCLGETRIGEAFQMGNVRKMDLGDDYE; encoded by the coding sequence ATGAATTTAGTAGTATTTTCAGGTCCTCCTTCATCAGGAAAGACCTCAATTATATTAAAAACAATAGATGCACTAAAACAAAGAAATATTTCAGTAGGTGTAGTAAAATTTGATTGCCTTTATACAGATGATGATATTTTATATGAGAAGGCAGGTATACCAGTAAAGAAAGGTTTATCAGGAGCCCTATGTCCAGATCATTTCTTCGCATCTAATATTGAAGAAGTTGTACAATGGGGTTTAAAATTAGGTTTAGATTTGTTAATAACCGAATCGGCGGGTCTTTGTAATAGATGTTCACCTTATATTAAGGAAATCAAGGGTGTATGTGTTATAGATAATTTATCAGGTATAAATACACCTAAGAAAATTGGTCCGATGTTAAAATCAGCTGATATTGTAGTCATTACTAAAGGGGATATAGTTTCCCAGGCTGAAAGAGAAGTGTTTGCTTCTAAGGTAAGCTCTGTAAATCCTAGAGCCATGACAATCCATATTAATGGTTTAACTGGACAAGGAGCATTTGAGCTAAGTACATTACTAATTGATAAGGAGAAGGACATTGATTCAGTTCAAGGTATGGAGTTAAGATTCCCAATGCCTGCTGCAATGTGTTCTTACTGTCTTGGTGAAACGAGAATAGGTGAAGCTTTCCAAATGGGTAATGTAAGAAAGATGGATTTAGGTGATGACTATGAATAA